One region of Chitinispirillum alkaliphilum genomic DNA includes:
- a CDS encoding RNA polymerase sigma factor RpoD, which yields MKEKPATTSKFNQLLKTARAQGFVTTDQIKEISADCAEERVMEKKLLEKNVSVQRTADRSSSLKAKSLRRNQEKSHYTDPTWIYLNNLGRVPLMGRGQEVQHAILMRFAQIRLLDEAFKDQSIIESVFRMADQLREGVIECNDVLRIEEDNIKSKSDVEARRESFLKNVELLKKTNRELLDFKERHGNIPAHEIDARKLQELQDLYNDRCQQLRLNSKQIKDILERFKQNLFQKSDCDTLESISYWEEMRNQAKCAIIEANVRLVVSVAKRYTHRGLEISDLIQEGNKGLITAVDNFDYRKGYKFSTYAIWWVRQAMIRAIHEKSKTIHLPANTFDMVTKVEHFIRRWNLQKGTQPTHEEIAEGLKCPVEKVRIAMECAPNPISLDMETGGDDGATIGEYVEDTRCEDPFSRLSLDSLREHISKVLESLDSKERKTVIMRFGLDDGRIKTLNEIGQKLKLTNERVRQIEIKALRKLKQSSRAQELEPWKEDLESMHSDNMF from the coding sequence ATGAAAGAAAAACCAGCAACTACGAGTAAATTCAATCAGTTACTTAAAACAGCCCGTGCTCAGGGGTTTGTTACAACTGATCAGATAAAAGAGATCTCTGCCGATTGTGCCGAAGAGCGTGTTATGGAGAAAAAACTACTGGAAAAAAATGTTTCTGTTCAAAGAACAGCTGATAGATCATCCTCCCTTAAAGCGAAAAGTTTAAGGAGAAATCAGGAAAAATCTCATTACACTGATCCTACCTGGATTTATCTCAATAATCTTGGAAGAGTCCCGCTCATGGGCAGGGGGCAGGAAGTTCAGCATGCTATACTGATGCGTTTTGCACAAATAAGACTTCTCGATGAGGCATTCAAGGATCAGTCAATTATTGAATCGGTTTTCAGAATGGCGGATCAGTTGAGGGAGGGGGTCATTGAGTGCAATGATGTTCTGCGCATTGAAGAGGATAATATAAAAAGTAAATCTGATGTGGAAGCCAGGCGCGAATCATTTCTGAAAAATGTGGAACTGTTGAAAAAAACTAACAGAGAGTTGCTGGATTTTAAGGAAAGGCATGGAAATATCCCCGCTCATGAAATCGATGCCCGAAAACTTCAGGAACTTCAGGATCTCTACAATGACAGATGTCAGCAGCTGAGACTTAACAGCAAACAGATAAAAGATATTCTGGAACGTTTCAAACAGAACCTTTTTCAGAAAAGTGATTGTGATACACTGGAGAGTATCAGTTATTGGGAAGAGATGCGTAACCAGGCCAAGTGTGCTATAATTGAAGCCAATGTGAGACTTGTAGTGAGTGTTGCAAAGAGATATACTCACCGCGGTCTTGAAATAAGCGATCTTATTCAGGAAGGTAACAAGGGCCTTATCACTGCAGTGGACAACTTTGATTACAGAAAAGGGTATAAGTTCTCAACTTATGCAATCTGGTGGGTGCGTCAGGCAATGATCAGGGCAATTCATGAGAAATCCAAAACTATTCACCTTCCGGCAAATACTTTTGATATGGTGACAAAGGTGGAACATTTTATCAGAAGATGGAATCTTCAGAAAGGAACTCAACCTACTCATGAGGAGATTGCAGAGGGGTTGAAATGTCCTGTTGAAAAAGTTAGAATTGCGATGGAGTGTGCACCGAACCCAATTTCTCTGGATATGGAAACCGGGGGGGATGACGGAGCTACTATCGGAGAGTATGTAGAGGACACCCGCTGCGAAGATCCTTTCAGCAGACTTTCCCTTGATAGTCTCAGAGAGCATATCAGCAAAGTTCTTGAATCTCTGGATTCTAAAGAGAGAAAAACGGTCATAATGCGGTTTGGCCTGGATGACGGGCGGATAAAAACGTTAAATGAGATTGGCCAGAAACTCAAACTCACAAATGAACGGGTGCGTCAGATAGAGATCAAGGCATTAAGAAAACTTAAGCAGTCCAGCAGAGCTCAGGAACTTGAACCCTGGAAGGAGGATCTGGAATCGATGCATAGCGACAACATGTTCTGA
- a CDS encoding 5-Enolpyruvylshikimate-3-phosphate synthase produces the protein MKWIVRPSKLSGSITVPPSKSHTIRAILISALAEGRSVIRNPLIKGDGNSAICGARSLGARVELQGDTLYVEGIGGDYSGGSQHFDMGNSGTGTTLFASVAALGSKMRRFDGDESLRSRPVKPLLEALCALGATCDCEGSNSDLPFTVRGPIRGGKVSVDGISSQFVSSLLLACPLVSEDTHITVNNLHEHPYVEMTLWWLEKQNIEIEYSQNLTSYNIAGGQAYKPFDIKIPCDFSSATFSAVAAAVTKGSVVLNGTDFTDPQGDKIVFDILSEMGASINKGESSVKVGCGSLKGAHIDLNTIPDSLPALSIAACLSEGETYLSNVAQARIKETDRIAVMNSELSKMGATVRELPDGLVIRKSDLRGTHVSGHHDHRVVMALALAGMVAQGETVIDNAEAAAVTYPTFVEDFKAIGADISVVE, from the coding sequence ATGAAATGGATTGTACGCCCATCAAAACTTTCCGGTTCCATAACCGTACCCCCATCCAAATCTCACACCATAAGGGCTATTCTTATAAGCGCACTGGCGGAGGGGAGATCTGTTATAAGGAATCCTTTGATTAAAGGGGATGGAAATTCTGCAATCTGTGGAGCCCGCAGTCTTGGGGCAAGGGTGGAGTTACAGGGTGATACGCTGTATGTAGAAGGGATCGGGGGAGATTATTCCGGAGGGAGTCAACATTTTGACATGGGAAACTCCGGTACCGGTACGACGCTGTTTGCATCAGTGGCGGCTCTTGGTTCAAAGATGCGCAGGTTTGATGGGGATGAGTCACTGCGTTCAAGGCCGGTTAAGCCTCTTCTGGAAGCTCTTTGTGCGCTTGGCGCCACTTGCGATTGTGAGGGCAGTAACAGTGATTTGCCCTTTACTGTCAGGGGTCCGATCAGGGGAGGGAAAGTTTCTGTGGATGGGATATCTTCACAGTTTGTATCGAGTCTGCTATTGGCATGCCCCCTTGTTTCTGAAGACACACACATCACCGTCAACAATCTTCATGAGCATCCATATGTGGAGATGACCCTGTGGTGGCTTGAGAAGCAGAATATAGAAATAGAATACTCCCAGAACCTAACCTCCTATAACATTGCTGGCGGGCAGGCGTACAAACCGTTTGATATCAAGATACCGTGTGATTTCTCCTCTGCAACATTTTCCGCAGTTGCAGCAGCGGTTACCAAAGGATCGGTAGTTTTAAACGGTACAGATTTCACCGACCCCCAGGGGGATAAGATAGTGTTTGACATACTCAGTGAGATGGGTGCATCGATAAACAAGGGAGAATCATCTGTTAAGGTGGGGTGTGGTAGCCTTAAGGGAGCACATATCGATCTCAACACCATACCAGATTCCCTTCCGGCCCTCTCAATAGCAGCCTGTCTTTCAGAAGGTGAAACTTATCTGAGCAATGTAGCTCAGGCACGTATAAAAGAAACCGACAGAATCGCAGTTATGAACAGTGAATTGAGTAAAATGGGTGCAACAGTAAGGGAACTTCCCGACGGACTTGTAATAAGAAAAAGTGATTTGAGAGGGACACATGTAAGTGGGCATCACGATCACAGGGTGGTTATGGCTCTTGCACTTGCCGGTATGGTTGCTCAGGGGGAAACTGTTATAGATAACGCAGAAGCAGCTGCTGTTACCTATCCTACTTTCGTAGAGGATTTCAAGGCTATAGGGGCCGATATATCTGTTGTGGAATAG
- a CDS encoding Shikimate 5-dehydrogenase, which translates to MESFITGASRTICLLGNPVSHSISPQIHNHAIHQLGLPFVYIPVKVESQQLGCAVEMIRSDSFIGANVTIPHKQALIHYCDELSELSVRMGTVNTLYKRGGMLCGTTTDPEGFLRALSHTGHQLKDDSVIILGNGGTARTLAFALAIEGNCREISIAGRSLQRAASLAQSVSEGTGKEVGALGLNGSEFEKSMKRSTLLVNCTSVGMKPNENFSPVSKGLLHSEMTVFDCIYNPSETLLLKEARLKGCRVANGLKMLLFQALASFKLWTGKTVPEDMYDMDLLTKLVEK; encoded by the coding sequence ATGGAGAGTTTCATAACAGGAGCTTCAAGGACAATCTGCCTGCTTGGGAATCCGGTTTCCCATTCTATCTCTCCTCAGATTCATAACCATGCAATACACCAGCTCGGATTGCCTTTTGTATATATACCGGTCAAAGTTGAATCCCAACAGCTTGGCTGTGCTGTTGAGATGATACGATCCGATTCCTTTATAGGTGCAAATGTTACCATTCCCCACAAACAGGCTCTTATTCATTACTGCGATGAATTATCAGAGCTCTCTGTCAGAATGGGAACTGTCAATACTCTGTACAAAAGAGGTGGAATGCTTTGCGGTACAACAACTGATCCGGAAGGTTTTCTTCGGGCGTTGTCCCATACCGGTCATCAACTTAAAGATGACAGTGTGATTATTTTGGGTAACGGAGGAACAGCCCGAACACTTGCCTTTGCACTCGCAATAGAAGGAAACTGCAGGGAAATAAGTATTGCAGGAAGATCCCTTCAAAGAGCGGCTTCACTTGCCCAATCAGTTTCTGAAGGAACGGGCAAGGAGGTTGGGGCTCTCGGTTTAAACGGTTCAGAGTTTGAAAAGTCAATGAAGAGAAGCACGCTGCTGGTTAACTGCACAAGTGTGGGAATGAAACCCAACGAGAACTTTTCTCCGGTTAGTAAAGGTTTGCTGCACAGTGAAATGACAGTTTTCGATTGCATCTATAACCCATCTGAAACACTTCTGCTTAAAGAGGCGCGTCTTAAGGGGTGCAGAGTTGCCAATGGTCTGAAAATGTTACTCTTTCAGGCTCTTGCGAGCTTCAAACTGTGGACAGGAAAAACTGTACCCGAGGATATGTATGATATGGATCTTTTAACTAAGCTGGTAGAAAAGTAA
- a CDS encoding 3-dehydroquinate synthase: MEKISVGLEERSYPIFLGSDIGSELCSYLKEKYPRRKSVLVTNDTIARIHAEKISGLREQLQFSVHEIPDGERYKTVQTWSGVLDKLIEKQLDRKCFVIALGGGVVGDIAGFAAACFMRGIDYVQVPTTLLAMVDSSVGGKTAVDHRRGKNLIGAFHQPKSVWVDLSFLDTLPKREYIGGCAELFKYGFLGGEDLFSFVRKNKTELINAQKDILFEGIKRSIETKARIVGEDEKESGVRALLNFGHTFAHAFEQFYGFEGLIHGEALIWGMICACDLGLRKKTMSESAVEEYRGVLSGLPLPRLPGQPKPQSLYGAMSSDKKVTEGKINFVLPFEPGRSAVVSDVTEAQVLKTLQSVLINNSSPFLY; this comes from the coding sequence ATGGAAAAAATATCGGTTGGTCTTGAGGAACGCTCCTACCCTATTTTCCTTGGGTCTGATATAGGCTCAGAACTGTGTTCCTATCTGAAGGAAAAATATCCCCGCAGAAAATCCGTACTGGTGACAAATGATACTATTGCACGGATTCATGCAGAAAAAATTTCCGGGCTCAGAGAACAACTTCAATTCTCTGTCCATGAGATTCCGGATGGAGAACGGTACAAAACAGTTCAAACATGGAGTGGTGTTCTCGATAAGCTGATAGAAAAACAGCTTGACAGAAAATGCTTTGTTATCGCCCTGGGTGGTGGTGTGGTAGGGGATATAGCGGGTTTTGCTGCTGCATGTTTTATGAGGGGCATTGATTATGTACAGGTTCCCACTACCCTTCTTGCCATGGTGGATTCAAGTGTGGGGGGTAAAACCGCAGTTGATCACAGACGGGGAAAAAACCTGATAGGTGCGTTTCATCAGCCTAAAAGTGTATGGGTTGATCTCTCGTTTCTCGACACTCTGCCGAAACGTGAATATATTGGGGGGTGTGCAGAGCTTTTTAAGTATGGTTTTCTGGGAGGAGAGGATCTGTTCTCCTTTGTAAGAAAGAATAAAACTGAGCTTATCAATGCTCAAAAGGATATACTCTTCGAGGGAATAAAAAGGAGCATAGAGACAAAGGCAAGAATTGTGGGCGAGGATGAAAAGGAATCAGGAGTCAGGGCATTGCTGAATTTCGGTCACACCTTTGCTCATGCTTTTGAGCAGTTCTATGGCTTTGAGGGTCTTATACATGGGGAGGCTCTGATATGGGGCATGATTTGTGCATGTGATCTTGGGTTGCGAAAAAAAACCATGTCTGAGTCCGCTGTTGAAGAGTACAGGGGGGTTCTCTCTGGGTTGCCTCTTCCCAGACTTCCAGGACAACCCAAACCGCAATCTCTGTACGGAGCAATGTCTTCAGATAAAAAAGTCACAGAGGGAAAAATCAATTTCGTGTTGCCGTTCGAACCGGGCAGATCAGCCGTTGTATCAGACGTTACAGAGGCGCAGGTTTTGAAAACACTGCAATCTGTTCTCATAAATAACAGTTCACCTTTTCTGTACTGA
- a CDS encoding Dihydroorotate dehydrogenase, catalytic subunit has product MGINIDLSVKIGNSTLPNPIGTASGTFGYGSEYEELMDLSCIGAIYTKAVTLKPRPGNDIPRIIETPSGIINSIGLANVGIDKFISQKIPFLKTLPCAIVVNVAGSTEEEYLSVVQQLEEVENIWGYEINVSCPNVKHGGLAFGTDPTQIERLTSALRKKTVRPLIIKLTPNVTDITLVARAAEDGGADAISCINTLVGMVIDTQKKKPVLQMKTGGLSGPAIRPVGVAMTYRVSNAVSIPVIGMGGIMNTDDAIQYLLAGASAIQIGSANFIDPRIPQNILDGVKDYCNREGITSIGEFKGLME; this is encoded by the coding sequence ATGGGAATAAACATCGATCTCAGCGTAAAAATCGGCAACTCCACTCTTCCTAATCCTATCGGCACAGCTTCCGGCACATTTGGCTACGGAAGTGAATATGAAGAGTTGATGGATCTTTCATGCATAGGGGCCATTTACACAAAAGCAGTTACCCTGAAGCCGCGTCCAGGAAACGACATACCAAGGATTATCGAAACGCCCTCGGGCATTATCAACTCTATCGGCCTTGCAAATGTAGGTATTGATAAGTTTATCTCTCAAAAAATTCCTTTCCTCAAAACTCTGCCCTGTGCCATAGTGGTCAATGTTGCGGGCTCTACAGAAGAGGAGTATCTCTCGGTTGTTCAGCAACTGGAAGAGGTTGAGAATATCTGGGGATATGAAATTAACGTCTCCTGTCCCAATGTAAAACATGGGGGCCTTGCATTTGGCACCGATCCCACTCAGATTGAACGCCTTACATCCGCTCTAAGGAAAAAAACAGTCAGACCACTTATCATAAAGCTTACCCCGAATGTAACTGATATCACCCTGGTGGCCCGCGCAGCTGAGGATGGGGGAGCAGATGCAATCTCATGTATTAACACCCTTGTGGGCATGGTGATAGATACACAAAAGAAAAAACCAGTTCTTCAGATGAAAACTGGGGGACTTTCCGGTCCGGCAATAAGACCTGTTGGTGTGGCAATGACCTATCGTGTGAGTAATGCTGTATCGATCCCTGTTATTGGGATGGGAGGAATAATGAATACAGATGATGCTATTCAGTATTTACTTGCAGGAGCCTCGGCTATACAGATCGGAAGCGCAAATTTCATCGATCCCCGGATTCCGCAAAATATCCTTGACGGTGTTAAAGATTATTGTAACCGTGAGGGAATAACCTCTATAGGTGAATTCAAGGGGCTCATGGAGTAG
- a CDS encoding putative outer membrane lipoprotein, which yields MNGKTVKISIFFFLMAVVCFNAKARMVVVPVDYPTIHDALGMVNEGDTVFVRNGVYRENIALTEGVVLKGEDMLKTIIDGRRRGPVVIGANDAVITNFTIRNGTTGILAQNTRPIIENNMIVDNKGSGIHALISLPEINNNIIYRNEWTGIFLEAVRGTRTSIQHNVIKENGYSGIFCTNRTEVLIRNNILMANKQYGVYVGSDSRRTRIIFNNLYANRQDVNPGANLERSNISTDPMFASAAHPNYDYQVIGMSRCRGAGTEGSDIGLYQIIRKSPPQPEPQPEPEPEPEPEPEPIVQVVQLPEPEPEPEPEIIEFEEVEESLLELSKPIILRGVNFKTASDELMPESYTVLDAVYESLRANPGIRIEIGGHTDNVGNADYNLTLSLRRAESVRNYLVDRGIAIRRLQARGYGMTRPVASNDTSYGRAQNRRVELNPID from the coding sequence ATGAACGGAAAAACAGTAAAAATTTCGATATTTTTTTTCCTTATGGCTGTGGTGTGTTTTAATGCAAAGGCAAGAATGGTAGTGGTCCCGGTGGATTATCCCACGATTCATGATGCCCTTGGGATGGTGAATGAAGGAGATACCGTTTTTGTGAGAAACGGTGTGTACAGAGAAAATATAGCTCTCACTGAAGGAGTTGTCCTGAAGGGAGAGGACATGTTGAAGACCATCATAGATGGCAGAAGAAGAGGACCGGTTGTTATCGGGGCAAACGATGCGGTCATAACCAATTTTACCATCAGAAACGGTACCACAGGTATTCTGGCGCAAAACACAAGGCCAATCATTGAAAACAACATGATTGTGGATAATAAGGGCTCTGGAATACATGCACTCATATCCCTTCCCGAAATCAACAACAATATTATCTACAGAAACGAATGGACCGGAATTTTCCTGGAGGCTGTCAGAGGAACCCGTACTTCGATTCAGCACAATGTGATAAAGGAGAATGGATACTCCGGGATTTTCTGCACAAACAGAACAGAGGTGCTGATAAGAAACAACATACTTATGGCAAACAAACAGTATGGAGTGTATGTTGGTTCCGACTCACGCAGGACAAGAATAATATTCAATAACCTGTATGCGAACCGCCAGGATGTAAACCCTGGTGCCAATCTGGAGCGAAGCAACATTTCAACGGATCCAATGTTTGCTTCTGCTGCTCATCCAAACTACGATTATCAAGTTATTGGTATGTCCCGGTGCAGGGGTGCAGGAACAGAGGGGTCTGATATCGGACTGTACCAAATTATCAGAAAATCACCTCCTCAACCAGAGCCTCAGCCTGAACCAGAACCTGAACCGGAGCCAGAACCGGAACCGATCGTTCAGGTTGTGCAGTTACCGGAGCCAGAACCTGAACCGGAGCCTGAGATTATTGAATTTGAGGAGGTTGAAGAGTCTCTCTTAGAGCTTTCCAAGCCAATAATTTTAAGAGGAGTAAATTTCAAAACCGCGAGTGATGAACTCATGCCTGAATCCTATACTGTCCTTGATGCTGTATATGAGAGCCTCAGAGCAAATCCCGGAATCAGAATTGAAATCGGGGGTCACACAGACAATGTGGGTAATGCCGACTATAACCTTACGCTTTCCCTCAGACGTGCTGAGTCAGTGAGAAATTATCTTGTGGACAGAGGAATTGCGATTCGGAGATTGCAGGCACGCGGGTATGGAATGACCCGTCCTGTTGCGTCAAATGACACTTCCTATGGCAGAGCTCAGAACAGACGTGTAGAGCTGAATCCAATAGATTGA
- a CDS encoding Excinuclease ABC subunit C, which translates to MNQKQVQSLLEQINRFPTGPGVYIMKDTLGEPLYIGKAVNLKSRVRSYFFDSHEDRIQIPVMLNKLHHIDWIATNNETEALILEANLIRKHKPHYNVDLRDDKHFPYLKVTIQEPFPRLLIVRKVIKDGSVYFGPYTDVRSMRKIADYAKRIFKLRDCHKVLPGKKPVRPCINYSMKRCSGPCGEKISQEEYRENVSDLIRFLKGKRNDIINELKAKMISASEELQFERAALLRDQINLIKDASRLQRVDLKLSDIDCDVFGFAHGVRNICLAVLHFREGLLMAKKHYLFKKSSWDFSPSNHDHIIIQFYMKEQLDIPREVILPEESGINSSVIEEWCEKQFSNRVHVTVPQKGTKHQLVLMAQRNAELYLNQKMPPDAYEDLKDLQKALHLPIVPETIEAFDISNLGESFTVAGMVQFKHGIPNKSAYRRYKIKSVEGQNDFAMMMEVVGRRLRRLQDEGRPFPDLVLIDGGKGQLSASIQALGEFENPPLIASLAKKEEILFSPCIDTPVQLPPNHPARKLVQRIRDEVHRYAITYHRKIRGKQFSASSLETIPGIGKNRAEKLLRKFGSVKRIASSESESIAQAGGFSVELAEKIKEDLNKT; encoded by the coding sequence ATGAATCAGAAACAAGTTCAATCTCTTCTCGAGCAGATAAACCGCTTTCCAACCGGGCCTGGTGTCTACATAATGAAAGATACCTTGGGTGAACCCCTTTATATCGGAAAGGCGGTGAATCTTAAAAGCAGGGTCAGGTCCTACTTCTTTGATTCCCATGAAGACAGGATACAGATTCCTGTAATGCTTAATAAACTGCACCATATCGATTGGATCGCAACCAACAACGAAACAGAAGCGCTTATCCTTGAAGCGAATCTTATTCGAAAGCACAAGCCCCACTATAACGTCGATCTCAGAGATGACAAGCATTTCCCATATCTGAAGGTAACTATCCAGGAACCCTTCCCGAGGCTTCTGATTGTAAGAAAAGTTATCAAGGACGGCTCAGTATATTTTGGTCCCTACACCGATGTCAGATCAATGAGAAAAATTGCCGATTACGCAAAAAGAATTTTCAAACTGAGGGACTGCCATAAAGTGCTTCCTGGTAAAAAGCCTGTGAGACCATGTATCAACTACTCTATGAAGAGGTGTTCCGGTCCATGTGGAGAAAAAATCTCACAGGAAGAGTACAGAGAAAATGTGTCTGATCTGATCCGGTTTTTAAAGGGTAAAAGAAACGACATAATAAACGAACTAAAGGCGAAAATGATCTCCGCCTCTGAGGAGTTACAGTTTGAAAGGGCTGCTCTGCTCAGGGATCAGATTAATTTGATCAAAGACGCCTCAAGGCTGCAACGGGTTGACCTTAAGCTTTCTGATATTGATTGTGACGTGTTCGGCTTTGCCCATGGGGTCAGAAACATTTGCCTTGCAGTCCTTCATTTCCGTGAAGGACTACTTATGGCCAAAAAGCATTATCTTTTCAAAAAAAGCAGCTGGGATTTCTCCCCCTCAAATCATGACCACATAATCATCCAGTTCTATATGAAGGAACAGCTGGACATACCACGAGAGGTGATATTACCGGAAGAGAGCGGCATAAACAGCTCTGTTATTGAAGAGTGGTGTGAAAAGCAATTCTCGAACAGGGTACACGTTACAGTTCCACAAAAGGGCACGAAACATCAGCTTGTACTCATGGCACAAAGAAATGCAGAACTTTATCTCAACCAAAAAATGCCGCCCGATGCTTATGAAGATCTGAAAGATTTGCAAAAAGCCCTCCACCTTCCAATTGTACCTGAAACTATCGAAGCATTCGATATCTCAAATCTTGGAGAATCTTTTACTGTTGCAGGGATGGTTCAGTTTAAGCATGGTATACCCAACAAATCAGCATACCGCAGATACAAGATCAAATCTGTCGAGGGACAGAATGATTTCGCCATGATGATGGAGGTTGTGGGCAGACGACTGAGAAGACTTCAGGATGAGGGCAGACCTTTTCCCGATCTGGTCCTGATTGATGGTGGTAAGGGACAACTCAGTGCCAGCATACAGGCACTCGGTGAATTTGAAAACCCCCCCCTTATCGCATCACTGGCAAAAAAGGAGGAGATCCTTTTCTCTCCATGTATCGACACCCCTGTTCAGCTTCCCCCGAATCATCCGGCGAGAAAACTTGTCCAGCGAATCAGGGATGAGGTACACCGTTATGCGATTACTTATCACAGAAAAATCAGGGGAAAACAGTTCAGCGCCTCCAGTCTCGAAACTATTCCCGGTATAGGGAAAAACAGAGCAGAAAAACTCCTCAGAAAGTTTGGCTCTGTAAAAAGAATAGCTTCCTCTGAGAGTGAAAGTATAGCACAGGCTGGTGGCTTTTCTGTAGAGCTGGCTGAAAAAATCAAAGAGGATCTTAACAAGACCTGA
- a CDS encoding diguanylate cyclase (GGDEF) domain protein, which produces MNNENLDLKEPLDYQESENRDLNDQNKNPNIENISNLKKLTDQKFIEIVSGDIVDHIQDDEYLLDSIGKKPGTYYKDLILALIQIQLPEDEAKSDWKEILKHKYTVSEKLGRNVGIHVATLDYYSNIKKLLTTPKIVNVHEYMDTASRALTDDLTKACNRHYFEEELDRLFNIAVSAGKVFSLIMLDLDHFKVFNDLNGHIQGDIALIEAVRILHAVCSKDDTVCRYGGEEFAVLLPSQPLNLALKTAENIRQAICDYRFVNEQSLPTGRLCASLGVTSYREDISTAQDMMEEADTALYRAKNSGRNRVKAFLLDQVC; this is translated from the coding sequence ATGAATAACGAAAATCTGGATCTCAAAGAGCCTCTCGATTATCAGGAATCTGAGAACAGGGATTTGAACGATCAAAATAAAAATCCCAACATTGAGAATATCTCCAATCTGAAAAAACTTACAGACCAAAAGTTTATAGAAATTGTGAGCGGAGACATTGTCGACCATATTCAGGATGATGAATATTTACTCGATTCAATTGGGAAAAAACCAGGCACTTACTATAAAGATCTCATCCTTGCACTCATTCAGATTCAACTCCCTGAGGATGAGGCCAAAAGTGACTGGAAAGAGATCTTAAAACACAAGTATACGGTCAGTGAAAAACTGGGGCGCAACGTGGGGATTCATGTGGCAACCCTCGATTATTATTCAAATATCAAAAAGCTGCTTACCACACCTAAAATTGTCAATGTCCATGAGTATATGGATACGGCAAGCCGGGCGCTCACGGATGATCTGACAAAAGCATGTAACAGGCACTATTTCGAAGAGGAACTTGACAGACTGTTCAATATTGCAGTCTCGGCCGGTAAAGTTTTCTCACTTATAATGCTTGATCTTGACCACTTCAAGGTTTTCAATGATCTGAATGGTCATATACAGGGGGATATTGCACTTATTGAAGCCGTAAGAATCCTTCACGCTGTTTGCAGTAAAGATGATACAGTATGCAGATATGGCGGTGAAGAGTTTGCAGTTCTACTCCCTTCCCAACCCCTAAATCTGGCCCTGAAAACGGCGGAAAACATCCGCCAGGCAATTTGTGACTATAGATTTGTCAATGAACAGTCCTTGCCGACCGGCAGACTCTGTGCCTCTCTGGGCGTGACTTCCTACAGGGAGGATATCTCCACTGCACAGGACATGATGGAAGAGGCGGATACTGCTCTTTACAGAGCAAAAAACAGCGGCAGAAACAGGGTTAAGGCCTTTCTGCTGGATCAGGTGTGCTGA
- a CDS encoding Dihydroorotate dehydrogenase electron transfer subunit, whose product MKQFYSRIIKNQALTKDFFELHFEWDTSAKDPIPGQFLTIRISNESVPLLRRPFALSGFDKEKNRASIIYQRRGIATSILTSKQPDDMVDIIAPLGNPFPVTNISGKTVLVAGGVGLGPMVFLCQFLEKNGGSPLFVFGARTSSLLPDTAEFCQTAPAICTDDGSQGYKGNCIEYLSSEQKDLSGCAFFGCGPEPMLKALHQLALKTNSDCFVSVEQVMACGVGACMGCVVKTNQGYQRACKEGPVFKSKDIIWE is encoded by the coding sequence ATGAAACAATTTTATTCCAGAATCATAAAAAATCAGGCCCTTACCAAAGATTTTTTTGAACTCCATTTTGAATGGGACACTTCTGCCAAAGATCCCATACCGGGACAGTTTCTTACCATACGGATTTCAAACGAATCGGTTCCCCTGCTTAGACGCCCCTTTGCGTTAAGCGGTTTCGACAAGGAGAAAAACCGGGCCTCGATAATATATCAGAGACGTGGTATTGCCACTTCTATTCTGACTTCAAAGCAGCCCGATGATATGGTCGACATCATTGCACCTTTGGGCAACCCATTTCCCGTTACTAACATTTCCGGCAAAACTGTTCTGGTAGCCGGGGGAGTAGGGTTAGGACCGATGGTTTTTCTCTGCCAGTTTCTAGAAAAGAACGGAGGCTCTCCGCTGTTTGTTTTCGGGGCCAGAACCTCTTCACTTTTACCAGACACGGCAGAGTTCTGTCAAACCGCTCCTGCAATCTGCACCGATGACGGTTCTCAGGGCTATAAGGGAAACTGCATAGAATATCTATCTTCAGAACAAAAGGACCTCTCGGGCTGTGCTTTTTTTGGATGCGGTCCGGAACCAATGCTTAAAGCTCTCCACCAGCTTGCTTTGAAAACAAACTCTGATTGCTTCGTTTCTGTTGAGCAGGTAATGGCTTGCGGGGTGGGAGCCTGTATGGGGTGTGTGGTTAAAACAAATCAGGGGTATCAAAGGGCCTGCAAAGAGGGTCCTGTATTTAAAAGTAAAGATATAATATGGGAATAA